The Pseudomonas sp. IB20 region GGGTGAACGGCACCACCAACGCCTTGCCCAGGCGCGCAAACTTGCTGGTGGCGGTCACGGTGGCGGCCTGGATGCCGAACAGCGGCACAAAAATGCTCTGCTTGGCGCCGTAGTCCTGGTCCGGCGCGTACCAGATGGCCCGGCCGGCGCGCAGCAGCTTGAGCATGCCGCGCACGTCTTCGCGCTCGATGGCCAGGGAGTCGAGGTTATGCCGCTCGCGGCCACGGCGCTGGACGAAGTCGAACAACGGGTTGCCGTGTTCGCGGTACATGCCATCGATGGTGTGTTTCTGCCCGAGCAGGGCCGCGCCGATTTCCAGGGTGGTGAAGTGCAGCGCCATAAGGATCACGCCCTTGCCATCCAACTGCGCCTGCTTGAGGTGCTCAAGCCCTTCGACATGGGCCAGGCGCGCCAGGCGTTGACGCGACCACCACCAGCTCATGGCCATTTCAAAGAAGGCGATGCCGGTGGAGGCAAAGTTTTCCTTGAGCAGCTTCTTACGCTCCTTGGCGGATTTTTCGGGGAAGCACAGTTCCAGGTTGCGCGCGGCGATGCGGCGGCGTTCGCCAGCCACGCGGTACATGCCCGCGCCAAGCACGCGACCAATGGTCAACAGCGCGCGGTACGGCAACTGAGTAATCAGCCACAGCAGGCCGAGGCCCAGCCATAGCAGCCAGAAACGCGGGTGAAGAAATACAGCTCGAAAACGCGGGCGATCCATTACAGATTCCGGTAAAGACAGGGCCGCGCATTCTACAACGGTTCGACTCGGCTTGCGGCCCGTGGATGTTCTCGTTATAAGTCTCGACACTTTTCGTGACAAGCCGCTTTCGCCGACCATGAGCCAAACCGAACCGCTAGACCAAGATCCCGTGTTCCAGCTGAAAGGCAGCATGCTCGCCATCACCGTGCTGGAACTGGCCCGCAATGACCTCGACGCCCTGGACCGCCAACTGGCCGCCAAGGTCGCCTTGGCGCCGAATTTTTTCAACAATGCCCCGCTGGTGCTGGCCCTGGACAAACTCCCGGCTGGCCAGGGTGTGATTGATTTGCCCGGCCTGATGCGCGTCTGCCGCTCCCATGGTTTGCGCACCCTGGCGATTCGCGCCAGCCGTATCGAAGACATCGCTGCCGCAATCGCCATTGAACTGCCAGTACTGCCGCCGTCCGGTGCACGCGAGCGTCCGCTCGATCCGACCGAAGGTGAAGTGAAGAAAAAACCGGAAAAGCCGCCGGAACCGATGATCAAGCCTACAAAAATCATCACCTCCCCCGTACGCGGCGGGCAGCAAATTTACGCCCAGGGCGGCGACCTGGTGGTGATCGCTCCGGTAAGCCCGGGCGCGGAACTTCTCGCCGATGGCAACATCCATGTATACGGCCCGATGCGCGGACGTGCCCTCGCCGGCATCAAGGGTGATACCAAGGCCCGTATTTTTTGCCAGCAGTTGACCGCTGAACTAGTGTCCATCGCAGGCCAGTACAAGGTTTCAGAAGATTTGCGCCGTGATCCGCTGTGGGGGGCCGGGGTACAAGTCAGCCTGTCGGGCGATGTGTTGAACATCATCCGTCTTTAACGGATACTGCCGCATTTTCCAAGCATCTCTAGACTCTGATAGCAAAGCGAAACCGGCAAGACTTGCGTAGGACTATTTGGAAGTTGGCGTTCCCCCGTGGAAACCACATCTTTTTCCTACAAAGGCTGTCCGCCTGCGGCGAGTTCCAAGAGATGTTTTTCAGGGACCGAAAAGTCCTTTTTCCTTAGGGGTGAAACACCTTGGCCAAGATTCTCGTGGTTACATCCGGCAAGGGTGGTGTGGGTAAGACCACCACCAGCGCCGCTATCGGTACCGGCCTCGCTCTGCGCGGCCACAAGACAGTCATCGTCGACTTCGACGTCGGTTTGCGTAACCTCGACCTCATCATGGGCTGCGAACGCCGCGTGGTGTATGACTTCGTCAACGTGGTCAACGGTGAAGCCAACCTGCAACAGGCCCTGATCAAGGACAAGCGCCTTGAGAACCTGTATGTATTGGCCGCCAGCCAGACGCGCGACAAAGATGCGCTGACCAAAGAAGGCGTAGGCAAAGTACTCGCCGAGCTGAAAGAAACCTTCGAGTACGTGGTGTGCGACTCCCCGGCCGGCATCGAAACCGGTGCTCACTTGGCAATGTACTTCGCCGATGAAGCGATCGTTGTGACCAACCCGGAAGTGTCTTCGGTACGTGACTCGGACCGTATGCTCGGCCTGCTGGCCAGCAAATCCAAGCGCGCCGAAGACGGCCAGGACCCGATCAAGGAACACCTGCTGCTGACCCGTTACAACCCGGAGCGCGTCAGCAACGGCGAAATGCTTGGCGTTGAAGACGTGAAAGAAATCCTCGCAGTGACCCTGCTGGGCGTGATCCCGGAATCCCAGGCCGTGCTGAAGGCTTCCAACCAAGGCGTACCGGTGATTCTTGACGACCAGAGCGACGCCGGCCAGGCGTACAGCGATGCCGTCGATCGCTTGCTGGGCAAGACCGTGGAACATCGCTTCCTCGATGTTAAGAAGAAGGGATTCTTCGAGCGTATCTTTGGAGGCAACTAAACAATGAAATTTCTCGACTTCTTTCGCGCCAACAAAAAGCCAAGTACCGCGTCGGTAGCGAAAGAGCGTCTACAGATCATCGTGGCGCACGAACGCGGCCAACGCAGCACGCCGGACTACCTGCCAGCCTTGCAGAAGGAACTGGTCGAGGTGATCCGCAAGTACGTCAATATCGGCAACGATGACGTGCATGTCGCCCTGGAAAATGACGGCAGCTGCTCGATCCTGGAACTCAATATCACCCTGCCTGATCGTTGATCGAACAGGCGGTCGCCACGGCGGCTCGGGCACCTTGATCCCTTTTATGGGACCGGGTGAGCGAGCCGCCGTTGGCGTTTGTTACGAGGCTGTTTAATGCCGCTGTCCAATATCCATATCCTGCATCAGGACGACGCTGTCCTGGTGGTGAACAAGCCGACCCTGTTGCTCTCGGTGCCAGGCCGCGCCGATGACAACAAGGATTGCCTGATCACCCGTCTGCAGGAAAACGGCTACCCCGAAGCCCGCATTGTCCATCGCCTGGACTGGGAAACCTCGGGCATCATCCTGCTCGCGCGGGACGCCGATACCCACCGCGAACTGTCGCGCCAGTTTCATGACCGCGAAACCGAAAAGGCCTACACCGCCCTGGCCTGGGGCCAGCCGGCACTGGACAGCGGCAGCATCGACCTGCCCCTGCGCTACGACCCGCCGACCAAGCCACGCCACGTGGTCGACCACGAATTCGGCAAACACGCGCTGACCTTCTGGAAAGTGCTGGAACGTTGCGGCGACTGGTGCCGCGTCGAGCTGACGCCGATCACCGGGCGTTCGCACCAGTTGCGCGTGCACATGTTGTCGATCGGCCACCCGTTACTCGGTGATGGCCTGTACGCCCACGAACAAGCCCTGGCCGCCTGGCCGCGTTTGTGCCTGCATGCGAGCATGTTGAGCTTCACGCATCCGCAGAGTGGCAAACGGCTTCGCTTCGAGTGCCCCGCGCCCTTTTAAGCTGCGAACACGGTCAAATATGGGAGCCGGTGCAACGAGTTCACTTCAAATGTGGAGCCAATACGGTAAACTCCGCGCATTGCTGTCTGGAGCTATTTATGCGCGAAGCGTTGAATCAAGGCCTGATCGACTTCCTCAAGGCCTCCCCTACTCCTTTTCATGCCACTGCCGCCCTCGCCCAGCGCCTGGAAGCGGCGGGTTACCAGCGCCTCGACGAGCGCGAAACCTGGACCACCGAGGCCAACGGGCGCTATTACGTCACTCGTAACGACTCCTCGATCATCGCCTTCAAGCTCGGCCGCCACTCACCGCTGCAAGGCGGCATTCGCCTGGTCGGCGCCCACACCGACAGCCCGTGCCTGCGCGTCAAGCCCCAGCCGGAGCTGCAGCGCCAGGGTTTCTGGCAGTTAGGTGTGGAAGTCTACGGCGGCGCACTGCTGGCGCCGTGGTTCGACCGCGACCTGTCGCTGGCCGGCCGCGTGACCTTCCGCCGCGACGGCAAGGTCGAAAGCCAACTGATCGACTTCAAGCTGCCCATCGCCATCATCCCCAACCTGGCCATTCACCTGAACCGTGAAGCCAACCAGGGTTGGGCGATCAATGCGCAGACCGAACTGCCGCCGATCCTCGCGCAATTTGCCGGTGACGAACGCGTGGACTTCCGCGCCGTGCTCACCGAGCAGCTGGCAAGGGAGCACGGGCTGAACGCGGATGTGGTGCTCGACTACGAGCTGAGCTTCTACGACACCCAAAGCGCTGCGGTGATCGGCCTCAATGGCGACTTCATCGCCGGTGCGCGCCTCGATAACCTGCTGTCGTGCTACGCCGGCCTGCAAGCCTTGCTCACCAGCGAAACCGACGAAACCTGCGTGCTGGTGTGCAACGACCACGAAGAAGTCGGCTCTTGCTCGGCGTGCGGCGCCGATGGCCCGATGCTGGAACAGACCCTGCGCCGCCTGTTGCCCGAAGGTGACGAATTCGTACGTACCATTCAGAAATCACTGTTGGTGTCGGCGGACAATGCCCACGGCGTGCACCCCAACTACGCCGAGAAACACGACGCCAACCACGGCCCGAAACTCAACGCTGGCCCGGTGATCAAGGTCAACAGCAACCAGCGTTACGCCACCAACAGCGAAACCGCCGGCTTCTTCCGCCACCTGTGCATGGCCCAGGAAGTGCCGGTACAGAGCTTCGTGGTGCGCAGCGACATGGGCTGCGGCTCGACCATCGGCCCGATCACCGCCAGCCACCTGGGCGTGCGCACCGTGGACATCGGCCTGCCGACATTCGCCATGCACTCCATCCGTGAGCTGTGCGGCAGCCATGACCTGGCGCATTTGGTGAAGGTGTTGGGCGCGTTCTATGCGAGTCGCGATCTGCCCTGAGACCGAGGCGCGGCCATCGCGGGCAGGCCCGCTCCCACTTTGGAATGCATTTTCCTGGGCGCTCCCACTTTGGAATGCATTTTCCTGTGGGAGCGGGCCTGCCCGCGATGACAATTTCACTGACACCCAACGCTATCTGACTCACATCAACTCCACTTCTCGTAATCCGACCTAGACTTGTCAGTATTCCCACTCCGACAAGGCCGTCGCACCATGATCTCCATGTCCTCTTTCCACACCATGCTCATTCCCATCATCATCGGCATGATCCTGCTCGCGACCGGTTTCAACTTTCGTGACAAACCTGTGGGCGTGTTTGGCATGTGGGTCGGCATGCTGTTGATCCTGGGCACCGTGGTGTACAAAATCCTCGCCAAACTGGCGGAATGACAAATGCACTCGCATTGGGCATAGCGGCCTCGTACACTCGGTCAATTCGTCGTTTTCAAGGTTGACCGCCTCGTGCTCTCCCGTCTGTTTGCTCTGCCCTGCTACTGCCTGTTCGCCCTGCTGATGCTGCTGCCGCTCACGCCTGCCCACGCCGCGGGCTTGCCCGGCCTGCTCGGCAGCACCACCAAGACCCAACCCCAGGCCGACGTGCCGCTGGGGCAGTCGCTGGACGAGGTGATCAAAACCTTGGAAAACGACAAGCAGCGTACTCAACTGCTGAGCGACCTGAAAAAGCTGCGCGAAGCCACGCAAAAAGCCCAACCGGCCGCCGAACAAGGCGTGCTTGGTTTGATCGGCAGTACGCTGTCCGACCTTGAGCAGCAGTTCTCCGGCGCCGACAGCCCGGTGCAACGCTGGTCCAATGAAGTCGACCTGGCCAAGGACGAACTCAGCGCCCTGATGCTGCCAGCACGCGAATGGTTGCCGATCATTTTCGGCTTTGCCGTGATCCTGGCCTTGTGGAGCCTGCTGGCCGCCGCGCTGATCTGGCTCAGCCACCGCGTGCGCGAACGGTTCGGCCTGCCCGAGGAACTGCCGCAACACCCGCGCACCTGGGACATGCTGCGTTTCGCCCTGCGCAAACTGGGCCCTTGGTTGATCGCCCTGGTGATCACGGTGTACCTGAGCTACGCCTTGCCTTCGTCCCTGGGTAAGTCCCTGGCGATGGTGCTGGCCTATGCGCTGGTGGTCGGCACCTGTTTCTCGGCCATCTGCGTGATTGCCTTCTCCGTGCTCGATGGCCCGCATCGCCACCGCGCGCTGTACATCCTGCGCCGCCAAGCCTTCCGCCCACTGTGGTGGATCGGCAGTTTTGCCGCGTTTGGTGAAGCCTTGAGCGACCCAAGACTGATCGCGGCACTCGGCCAACACCTTGCCCATACCGCCGCGACGGTCGCCAATGTGATGGCCGCGCTGTCCACCGGCGTGTTTATCCTGCGTTTCCGCCGTCCGATCGCGCACCTGATCCGCAACCAGCCGCTGTCGCGCCGCCTTACCCGCCGCGCCCTCACCGATACCCTTTCGATCATCGGCACCTTCTGGTACTTGCCGGCGCTGTTGCTGGTGGGCATCTCGCTGTTCGCCACCTTCCTGTCGGCCGGCGACACCAGCACGGCGCTGCGCCAATCATTGTTGTGCACGGTGTTGCTGGTGTTGTGCATGGTGATCAACGGCCTGGTGCGCCGCCATGCACTCAAGCCACAGCGCGGGCACAAACGCCATGCGCTGTACTCCGACCGCCTGAAAAGCTTCGTTTACACCTTGATCCATCTGGTGGTGTGGCTGGTGTTTATCGAGCTGGGCCTGCGGGTTTGGGGGCTGTCGATGATTCGCTTCACCGAAGGTGACGGCCATGAAGTCAGCGTCAAGCTGTTCGGCCTGGGCGGCACGCTGCTGTTTGCCTGGCTAATCTGGATCCTCAGCGACACCGCGATCCACCATGCCCTGACCCGCTCGCGCAAAGGCATGGCGAATGCGCGTGCGCAGACGATGATGCCGTTGATCCGCAACGTGCTGTTCGTGACCATCTTTATCATCGCCGCCATCGTGGCCCTGGCGAACATGGGCATGAACGTCACGCCACTGCTGGCCGGTGCCGGTGTGATCGGTATCGCCATCGGTTTTGGTGCGCAGTCGCTGGTGGCCGACTTGATCACCGGCCTGTTCATCATCATCGAAGACTCCCTGGCGATTGATGATTACGTGGACGTCGGCGGCCACCTCGGCACCGTCGAAGGCCTGACCATCCGCACCGTGCGCCTGCGCGACATCGACGGCATCGTGCACACCATTCCGTTCAGCGAAATCAAAAGTATCAAGAACTACTCGCGGGAGTTCGGCTACGCGATCTTCCGGGTGGCGATCCCCTACAACATGGAAATCGACGACGCCATCAAGTTGATGCGCGACGTCGGCCAGAAAATGCGCAACGACCCACTGCAACGCCGCAACATCTGGTCACCGCTGGAGATTCAGGGCGTGGAAAGCTTTGAGTCCGGCAGCGCGATTCTTCGGGCGCGGTTCAAGACCGCGCCGATCAAGCAGTGGGAAGTCTCGCGGGCATTCAACCTGTCGCTCAAGCGCCATCTGGATGAGGCCGGGCTGGACCTGGCGACGCCGCGCCTGAGCGTGCAGGTAGTGACCGCAGGCTCCGTGCTGGAGAAAGATCCACAACAATAATTAGGGAGAGGTGCTTATGCGTTTAAACGGTCTGACACACCAATGGGTTTTGGGCTTGCTATGCGGCGCCGCCAGCGGGGTGGTCATAGCCGCCAGCAGCGGCCAGGACAGTGCCCGGGAGGAAATCGCCGCCCAGGCCAAAATCCTTGAACCGGCCCTGCTGGAAACCCGCCGCGATATCCACGCCCACCCTGAACTGGGCAACACCGAAACCCGCACCGCCGAATTGGTCGCCAAGCAACTGCGCGACCTGGGCCTTGAAGTCAAAACCGGCGTGGCCCGCACCGGCGTCGTCGCCATCTTGAAGGGCGCCCTGCCCGGCCCGACCGTCGCCTTGCGTGCGGATATGGATGCATTGCCGGTCAAGGAAGTCGCCGACCTGCCCTTCGCCTCCAAAGCCAAAGGCACCTACTTGGGCAAAGAGGTCGACGTGATGCACGCCTGCGGCCACGACGCCCACACCGCCATCCTACTGAGCACGGCGAAAATCCTCACCGGCATGCGCGACCGCTTGCCCGGCACCGTGGTGTTTTACTTCCAACCGGCCGAAGAA contains the following coding sequences:
- a CDS encoding RluA family pseudouridine synthase — its product is MPLSNIHILHQDDAVLVVNKPTLLLSVPGRADDNKDCLITRLQENGYPEARIVHRLDWETSGIILLARDADTHRELSRQFHDRETEKAYTALAWGQPALDSGSIDLPLRYDPPTKPRHVVDHEFGKHALTFWKVLERCGDWCRVELTPITGRSHQLRVHMLSIGHPLLGDGLYAHEQALAAWPRLCLHASMLSFTHPQSGKRLRFECPAPF
- a CDS encoding M18 family aminopeptidase, which gives rise to MREALNQGLIDFLKASPTPFHATAALAQRLEAAGYQRLDERETWTTEANGRYYVTRNDSSIIAFKLGRHSPLQGGIRLVGAHTDSPCLRVKPQPELQRQGFWQLGVEVYGGALLAPWFDRDLSLAGRVTFRRDGKVESQLIDFKLPIAIIPNLAIHLNREANQGWAINAQTELPPILAQFAGDERVDFRAVLTEQLAREHGLNADVVLDYELSFYDTQSAAVIGLNGDFIAGARLDNLLSCYAGLQALLTSETDETCVLVCNDHEEVGSCSACGADGPMLEQTLRRLLPEGDEFVRTIQKSLLVSADNAHGVHPNYAEKHDANHGPKLNAGPVIKVNSNQRYATNSETAGFFRHLCMAQEVPVQSFVVRSDMGCGSTIGPITASHLGVRTVDIGLPTFAMHSIRELCGSHDLAHLVKVLGAFYASRDLP
- the minE gene encoding cell division topological specificity factor MinE is translated as MKFLDFFRANKKPSTASVAKERLQIIVAHERGQRSTPDYLPALQKELVEVIRKYVNIGNDDVHVALENDGSCSILELNITLPDR
- a CDS encoding lipid A biosynthesis lauroyl acyltransferase, yielding MDRPRFRAVFLHPRFWLLWLGLGLLWLITQLPYRALLTIGRVLGAGMYRVAGERRRIAARNLELCFPEKSAKERKKLLKENFASTGIAFFEMAMSWWWSRQRLARLAHVEGLEHLKQAQLDGKGVILMALHFTTLEIGAALLGQKHTIDGMYREHGNPLFDFVQRRGRERHNLDSLAIEREDVRGMLKLLRAGRAIWYAPDQDYGAKQSIFVPLFGIQAATVTATSKFARLGKALVVPFTQERLADGSGYRLVIHPPLTDFPGETDEIDCLRINQWVEASVRECPEQYLWTHRRFKSRPPGEAKLYEKRRR
- the minC gene encoding septum site-determining protein MinC, translated to MSQTEPLDQDPVFQLKGSMLAITVLELARNDLDALDRQLAAKVALAPNFFNNAPLVLALDKLPAGQGVIDLPGLMRVCRSHGLRTLAIRASRIEDIAAAIAIELPVLPPSGARERPLDPTEGEVKKKPEKPPEPMIKPTKIITSPVRGGQQIYAQGGDLVVIAPVSPGAELLADGNIHVYGPMRGRALAGIKGDTKARIFCQQLTAELVSIAGQYKVSEDLRRDPLWGAGVQVSLSGDVLNIIRL
- a CDS encoding mechanosensitive ion channel family protein; its protein translation is MLSRLFALPCYCLFALLMLLPLTPAHAAGLPGLLGSTTKTQPQADVPLGQSLDEVIKTLENDKQRTQLLSDLKKLREATQKAQPAAEQGVLGLIGSTLSDLEQQFSGADSPVQRWSNEVDLAKDELSALMLPAREWLPIIFGFAVILALWSLLAAALIWLSHRVRERFGLPEELPQHPRTWDMLRFALRKLGPWLIALVITVYLSYALPSSLGKSLAMVLAYALVVGTCFSAICVIAFSVLDGPHRHRALYILRRQAFRPLWWIGSFAAFGEALSDPRLIAALGQHLAHTAATVANVMAALSTGVFILRFRRPIAHLIRNQPLSRRLTRRALTDTLSIIGTFWYLPALLLVGISLFATFLSAGDTSTALRQSLLCTVLLVLCMVINGLVRRHALKPQRGHKRHALYSDRLKSFVYTLIHLVVWLVFIELGLRVWGLSMIRFTEGDGHEVSVKLFGLGGTLLFAWLIWILSDTAIHHALTRSRKGMANARAQTMMPLIRNVLFVTIFIIAAIVALANMGMNVTPLLAGAGVIGIAIGFGAQSLVADLITGLFIIIEDSLAIDDYVDVGGHLGTVEGLTIRTVRLRDIDGIVHTIPFSEIKSIKNYSREFGYAIFRVAIPYNMEIDDAIKLMRDVGQKMRNDPLQRRNIWSPLEIQGVESFESGSAILRARFKTAPIKQWEVSRAFNLSLKRHLDEAGLDLATPRLSVQVVTAGSVLEKDPQQ
- the minD gene encoding septum site-determining protein MinD, with the translated sequence MAKILVVTSGKGGVGKTTTSAAIGTGLALRGHKTVIVDFDVGLRNLDLIMGCERRVVYDFVNVVNGEANLQQALIKDKRLENLYVLAASQTRDKDALTKEGVGKVLAELKETFEYVVCDSPAGIETGAHLAMYFADEAIVVTNPEVSSVRDSDRMLGLLASKSKRAEDGQDPIKEHLLLTRYNPERVSNGEMLGVEDVKEILAVTLLGVIPESQAVLKASNQGVPVILDDQSDAGQAYSDAVDRLLGKTVEHRFLDVKKKGFFERIFGGN